In Chryseobacterium camelliae, one DNA window encodes the following:
- a CDS encoding sulfurtransferase, producing the protein MPAVISPSELNEIPSGSLIILDARVGKESYQNYLNKHIKGARFIDLDRDLAEIGEDAAFGGRHPLPRIEKFAETLSCLGVYEGAHIVVYDDKSGANAAARAWWMLKAFGFDGVSVLDGGFQNAEKEGLEFSSGEELFQKAEVIKKEGWLLPVSSLEMVENELVNRSSVVVDVRDAYRYKGESEPIDLIAGHIPGAINIPFSENLDENGNFLKPEILREKYRNLLQGKPQHLIIHCGSGVTACHTILALDYAGFGIPSLYVGSWSEWSRREGKEIAKDI; encoded by the coding sequence ATGCCCGCAGTAATTTCTCCATCAGAACTAAATGAAATTCCATCTGGAAGCCTTATTATCCTTGATGCCAGGGTAGGAAAAGAGAGCTATCAGAATTACCTTAACAAGCATATTAAAGGGGCACGGTTCATAGATCTGGACCGGGATCTGGCGGAGATCGGAGAGGATGCTGCATTCGGAGGAAGACATCCGCTTCCCCGGATTGAAAAATTCGCTGAGACCCTTTCTTGCCTAGGTGTGTATGAAGGAGCGCACATTGTTGTATACGATGATAAAAGCGGAGCTAATGCAGCAGCGAGAGCCTGGTGGATGCTTAAAGCTTTTGGATTTGACGGTGTGAGTGTTCTGGATGGTGGATTTCAAAACGCTGAAAAAGAAGGGTTGGAATTTTCATCAGGTGAAGAGCTCTTTCAAAAAGCTGAAGTTATTAAAAAAGAGGGTTGGCTTCTTCCGGTGTCGTCACTGGAAATGGTTGAAAATGAATTAGTAAACCGTTCTTCGGTTGTGGTTGATGTACGGGATGCCTACCGGTACAAAGGAGAATCTGAACCGATTGACTTAATTGCCGGACATATTCCCGGAGCCATCAATATTCCTTTTTCCGAAAACCTGGATGAAAACGGAAATTTTCTGAAGCCGGAGATACTGAGAGAAAAATACAGGAATCTGCTACAGGGCAAACCACAACACCTGATTATCCATTGCGGATCCGGTGTAACTGCCTGTCATACTATTTTGGCCCTGGATTACGCAGGCTTTGGAATTCCATCCCTTTATGTGGGTTCCTGGAGCGAGTGGAGCAGAAGGGAAGGGAAAGAGATTGCAAAAGACATTTAA
- the pepT gene encoding peptidase T, with protein MSTIEFNPLWKEKLLNRFLSYVKIYSTSDAESEATPSTPQQWNIAKYIAEELKTIGLEDVSIDDNGYIMGYVPSNLENSQKPTIGFISHYDTSPDFSGENVNPQVWENYDGNDLVLNQTTGFTLSPAKFESLRKYTGQTLITTDGNTLLGADDKAGCAEIVTAAEYLIAHPEIKHGRIAVGFTPDEEIGRGAHKFDVAKFGAEFAYTMDGGEVGELEYENFNAAGAVVKIHGLSVHPGYAYGKMVNAALLASEFAQMLPANETPATTKGFDGFYHLMDLNADISEAKLQYIIRDHDADKFEARKKFMEEKVAEFNKKHGEGTAEIEIKEQYRNMKQQFEGKMHIVDLAAKAMKEAGIEPKIKAIRGGTDGAQLSYMGLPCPNIFAGGINFHGPYEYVALESMEKAMEVILNIAKA; from the coding sequence ATGAGTACAATAGAATTCAACCCTTTGTGGAAGGAAAAGTTACTGAACCGTTTTTTAAGCTACGTAAAGATATATTCAACCAGTGATGCAGAAAGTGAAGCAACCCCTTCTACCCCGCAACAGTGGAATATTGCCAAGTATATTGCAGAAGAGCTGAAAACCATAGGCCTTGAAGATGTTTCGATAGATGATAACGGCTATATCATGGGCTATGTTCCGTCTAATCTGGAAAACAGCCAAAAGCCAACAATAGGGTTTATCTCCCATTACGATACTTCACCGGATTTCAGCGGGGAAAATGTCAATCCTCAGGTTTGGGAAAACTATGACGGCAATGACCTGGTCCTTAACCAGACTACCGGATTTACGCTTTCACCGGCTAAATTTGAAAGTTTAAGAAAATATACCGGGCAGACTTTAATTACCACGGACGGAAATACCCTTTTAGGTGCTGATGATAAAGCCGGCTGTGCAGAAATAGTAACGGCTGCTGAATATTTAATCGCGCACCCGGAAATCAAACACGGAAGAATCGCTGTTGGATTTACTCCTGATGAAGAAATCGGAAGAGGAGCCCATAAATTCGATGTAGCAAAATTCGGGGCAGAGTTTGCCTACACCATGGACGGAGGCGAAGTAGGAGAATTGGAATACGAAAACTTCAATGCAGCAGGAGCCGTGGTAAAAATCCACGGGCTGAGTGTTCATCCTGGATATGCATACGGAAAAATGGTGAATGCCGCACTGCTTGCTTCGGAATTTGCGCAGATGCTCCCCGCCAATGAAACTCCCGCTACTACCAAAGGTTTTGATGGTTTTTACCATTTAATGGACCTAAATGCCGATATTTCAGAAGCCAAACTGCAGTATATCATCCGTGACCACGATGCTGATAAGTTCGAGGCCAGAAAGAAATTTATGGAAGAAAAAGTTGCTGAGTTTAATAAGAAGCACGGCGAAGGAACGGCTGAAATTGAGATTAAAGAGCAATACCGGAACATGAAGCAGCAGTTTGAAGGTAAAATGCACATCGTTGATCTTGCTGCCAAAGCGATGAAAGAAGCAGGAATTGAGCCGAAGATTAAAGCCATCCGTGGGGGAACCGACGGAGCGCAGTTATCTTACATGGGACTGCCATGCCCGAATATTTTCGCAGGAGGAATCAATTTCCACGGCCCGTATGAATACGTAGCGCTGGAAAGTATGGAGAAAGCCATGGAGGTAATTTTGAATATTGCCAAAGCATAA
- a CDS encoding hydroxymethylglutaryl-CoA lyase: MFLTECPRDAMQGWGKFIPTHQKIDYINSLMEVGFDVLDCLSFVSPKAIPQMADSHEVAENIDKSLSNTKISAIIGNYRGAEKALKHPSVDILGFPFSISETFQHRNTNKSQEEAFNEIIRMLELVKTEGKQLNIYFSMAFGNPYGEMWKWEDVDFWAQRFSDIGVKDILLSDTTGVATPQTITLLFEKIPAQYPEINFGGHFHNRYEDSYSKLKAAYDQGCRRFDSAIKGIGGCPMAKDDLVGNMPTEQVINFMSVEKAHHKLNLLNFESSYNKAKDIFNF; encoded by the coding sequence ATGTTTCTTACCGAATGTCCGCGAGATGCCATGCAGGGTTGGGGAAAATTTATTCCTACACACCAAAAGATAGATTACATTAATTCTTTAATGGAAGTGGGCTTTGATGTGCTGGATTGCCTGAGTTTCGTATCTCCGAAAGCGATCCCGCAGATGGCCGATTCACACGAAGTTGCGGAGAATATAGACAAGTCATTGTCCAACACTAAAATTTCTGCGATCATCGGAAATTACCGGGGGGCAGAAAAAGCACTGAAACATCCGTCTGTGGATATTCTGGGCTTTCCGTTTTCTATATCAGAGACCTTTCAGCACAGGAATACCAATAAAAGCCAGGAAGAAGCCTTCAATGAAATCATCAGGATGCTGGAACTGGTAAAAACTGAAGGAAAGCAGCTGAATATTTATTTTTCCATGGCCTTTGGAAACCCGTATGGTGAAATGTGGAAATGGGAAGATGTGGATTTCTGGGCACAGCGTTTTTCAGACATCGGAGTCAAGGATATTTTGCTGTCTGATACTACAGGAGTAGCCACACCACAGACTATTACGCTCTTATTTGAAAAAATCCCTGCCCAATATCCGGAGATTAATTTCGGAGGGCATTTCCACAACCGGTATGAAGATTCTTACTCTAAATTAAAGGCGGCATACGATCAGGGATGCAGGAGATTTGACAGCGCCATCAAAGGAATCGGCGGCTGCCCGATGGCCAAGGATGATCTGGTAGGAAATATGCCTACCGAACAGGTGATCAATTTCATGAGCGTGGAAAAAGCACACCATAAACTGAACCTGCTGAACTTTGAAAGTTCTTATAATAAAGCGAAAGATATTTTTAATTTTTAG
- the thiL gene encoding thiamine-phosphate kinase: MFEDKSQELTPISKLGEFGLIKHLTQYFPLSNESSELGVGDDAAIVNPGNRKIVLTTDMLAEGVHFNLGYVPLKHLGYKAVVVNLSDIAAMNATPAQILVSLAVSNRFPVEALEEIYAGIQAACARYKVDLIGGDTTSSNAGLVMSITAVGMENGEKMVKRSNAKPNDLLVVTGDLGGAYMGLQILEREHAVYLADPNMQPEMEGYDYILERQLKPEARTDVKGILEQLDIRPTSMIDISDGLASEILHLSDQSGVGFRLYEEKIPMDNLTITTADEFNLNPVMSALSGGEDYELLFTISPNDFDKIKNHPDFTIIGHAVTKEDGNFMVARGSNQMVALTAQGWDAFLGNQQE, encoded by the coding sequence ATGTTCGAAGATAAATCACAGGAATTAACGCCGATTTCCAAGTTGGGCGAATTCGGTCTTATTAAACATTTAACGCAATATTTTCCTTTATCCAACGAGTCTTCAGAACTTGGTGTGGGAGATGATGCGGCAATCGTTAATCCGGGTAACAGGAAGATTGTCCTTACTACGGATATGCTTGCAGAAGGTGTTCATTTTAATCTGGGATATGTGCCGCTGAAACATTTGGGTTATAAAGCAGTGGTGGTAAACCTCAGCGATATTGCTGCAATGAATGCAACTCCTGCACAGATCCTGGTTTCCCTTGCTGTTTCCAACCGTTTTCCGGTGGAAGCGCTAGAAGAAATTTATGCCGGAATTCAGGCAGCTTGTGCAAGATACAAGGTAGATCTGATCGGTGGCGATACTACGAGTTCTAATGCCGGGCTTGTGATGAGCATTACCGCTGTTGGAATGGAGAACGGGGAAAAAATGGTTAAGAGAAGCAATGCAAAGCCCAATGACCTGCTGGTCGTAACCGGAGATTTGGGAGGAGCCTACATGGGTCTGCAAATCCTGGAGCGGGAACATGCAGTATATTTGGCAGATCCTAATATGCAGCCCGAAATGGAAGGCTATGATTATATTCTTGAACGCCAGCTGAAGCCGGAGGCGAGAACAGATGTTAAAGGAATTCTGGAACAGCTGGATATCCGGCCGACTTCCATGATCGATATTTCAGACGGCCTGGCTTCAGAAATTTTGCATCTTTCAGATCAGTCGGGAGTAGGTTTCAGGCTATACGAGGAGAAAATCCCGATGGACAACCTGACGATCACGACAGCGGATGAATTTAACCTGAATCCGGTGATGTCTGCTTTAAGCGGAGGCGAAGACTACGAACTGCTGTTCACGATTTCCCCGAATGATTTCGATAAAATTAAAAACCATCCGGATTTTACCATCATCGGCCATGCCGTTACCAAGGAAGACGGTAATTTTATGGTCGCAAGAGGATCTAACCAAATGGTCGCATTAACTGCGCAGGGTTGGGATGCTTTTTTGGGGAATCAGCAAGAATAG
- a CDS encoding acyl-CoA thioesterase translates to MIYYHTFEVRWSDLDANKHLANSSYVQYCAQARMAFMTKEKMGVTQLSRWGIGPVILHERYSFFKEIYADQTVIVSVEIDGCSDDSSIYRFVHKFYTPEGIHCATAEATGVWIDMMLRKMTTPPDDVVEAMNKYKSPETAVLTREDFKKLPFHPHNINPEVFQ, encoded by the coding sequence ATGATTTACTACCATACCTTTGAAGTACGCTGGAGCGACCTTGATGCCAATAAACATTTAGCCAATTCATCTTACGTGCAGTACTGCGCACAGGCCAGGATGGCTTTTATGACCAAAGAAAAAATGGGGGTTACCCAGCTTAGCAGATGGGGGATAGGGCCCGTGATCCTTCATGAAAGGTATTCTTTCTTCAAGGAAATCTATGCGGATCAGACCGTTATCGTGAGTGTGGAAATCGATGGATGTTCAGATGATTCCTCCATTTACAGGTTTGTACATAAGTTTTATACTCCGGAGGGGATTCACTGCGCCACAGCAGAAGCCACCGGCGTCTGGATCGATATGATGCTGAGAAAGATGACGACTCCTCCGGATGATGTGGTAGAAGCCATGAACAAATACAAATCTCCGGAAACCGCAGTATTAACAAGAGAGGATTTCAAAAAATTACCTTTCCATCCGCATAATATCAATCCGGAGGTATTCCAATAA